ATCCGCAGCAGCCGTGAGGTTGTGCGCGGATTGTTTTTTTTGTCTGGGGGAAATGAGCAGCTAAGTAACATGGCTCCTGATAAAACTAAAAAACCAATCTACACCGCAATCCCCTAAGGTAGCTGTGTAGATCGGTTTTTGTGTTGCCTGTTTTACGAATTAATCAAAAATGATATGCGCATAACAGATTTCCGTTTTACTAGCTTATGCATTTCCTCCTGCAAAGGAGGCTGATGTTCGAACGGTCTCGCCTGACGGATTCTCGAGCGTTGCGACCGCTGCTGCTTGCGCACCTTGCTGAAGCTGATACATCTTATAATAGCGGCCTTTAAGCTCCATCAGTTCATCATGTGCACCCTGCTCAACGATACGCCCGCGATGCAGAACCAGAATCTGATCTGCTGAACGAATGGTGGAGAGACGGTGAGCAATGATGAAGGTGGTACGTCCTTTTTTGAGGACTTCGAGTGCGTTTTGAATTAAAGCTTCCGTTTCCGTATCGATATTGGCAGTTGCTTCATCCAGAATGAGGATGGCCGGATCAAATGCGAGTGCACGAGCAAAGGAGATTAACTGACGCTGACCAGCAGACAATGTGCTTCCTTTCTCGATGACAGGTTCGTCAAAGCCTTGAGGCAAATGAGCCAGTATACGCTCAGCGCCTACATCACGCAGCGCCTGTTCAATTCGTTCACGGGAGATCTTCTCATCGCCTAGACTGACGTTGGAAGCAATCGTGCCTGTGAACAGATACGGGTCCTGAAGTACAATCCCCATATGCTCGCGAATCCACTGTTTAGGCAGATCCTTAACGTTCTGACCATCGATCGTGATCTTGCCCTTTTGCGGATCATAGAACCGGAACAGCAGGTTGATGATGGAGCTTTTACCCGAACCGGTGTGGCCGACCAGAGCCACCGTCTGACCTTGTGATGCTTTGAACGAAATATTGTTGAGCACATAATCCTTTTTATAGGCAAAGGATACATCGTCGAAGACAACATTCCCTTTGTATCTTGGCATGGAGCCATCGGTTACGGGTTCTCCTTTTTCATCCATCAGCTCAAAGACGCGACCAGCAGATACGAGGGAGGAGTCCAGGTTGGCGAGCTGATTCACCATGCCGGTAATTGGCTGGAACAAACGTCCCAGAACATCAACGAAGGCATACAGAACACCAAGGGAGATAATACTTGTGCCATCCAGCACACTGGAACCGAAGTACCACAGGACCACTGCAAAGGCGATATTCCGTAATACGTTAACCAGGTTGTGTGAGGTGAAGGCATTCAGGTTAAGCATTTTGTTCTGGTGTTTCATATAGTCATCATTCAGATCTTCGAATTCCTGCTTGGTTTGTTTCTGATGGCGGAATACGCGGATGATGGACATCCCCTGAATGGACTCGTTAATGATTGCATTGATCTCACTCAGTCGTGATCGAATGATCGTGTTGTAGCGAGTGGCGAATTTGCGATAGAGCACAATCCATGTAATGAGCATCGGCACGACGAATAATGAGATCAGGCCCAGGCGAACATCGAGCAGGAAGAGTGCGACATACACACCTGTAATCGTGATGATTCCTGAGAAAAAGTTCGAAAGAACGGCAACGAACAGATCCTTGACGGCTTCTGTATCGTTCGTGACCCGTGATACAACTTTACCTGCGGGTAGGTTATCAAAAAAGTGCACCGGCAGTCGCTGAATGTGGGCATACACATCGTTGCGCAGTCTTTGAATGACCTTGTTGGCCGAGGATTGCAGCCAGAAAGTTTTACCAAACTCCATAATGACCGAGATCACAAGGAAGATCATGTAATACACAATTAATTGATAGATGCTGGGCATCTCCGGTTTGTAAAAAGTAAACAGTTCACCAGCGGACAGGGGTGTTGCCGCATATTGGCCTGTTACCTCACCTGCGCGTGTAACCGTGAGGGTTCCATCCGTATATGTGCGGTCCCCGTCAGGTGCGCTTACCGGTTCGTTTACAAAATAAAAACTTCTGCCGGCTTGTAATACCCGCACTTCGGAACCTTTGTTTTCATCCGGTTCGAACAAGCCTTCGCGTTTGTAGTTCTTACCGTTGTAGACTGCGGCTTCATCTGAAGCTGTCGTCTCATAGAAAGGCTGCTCAATCGCGAGCAAGTGATTGTCGATCATGGATTTGGCGATGAACGGCCCGGCAAGCTCGGCCGCAACACCAATGGTAAGCATAATTAATGCAGCAATAAATGTTCCTTTGGCTTTCAAGGCGTAATCAAGCAGCCTTTTGCCTGTATTAGACTTCAATGAATTGACCTCCTACGTGGACAGATTGGACTCGACCTGTTGCCGTTCATACTGTTCACGGTACCAGCCGTTCATGGCTAACAGTTCCTGGTGAGTGCCTTCTTCCGTAATTTTCCCGTGCTCCAGTACGATGATTCGGTCAGCATGTTCAATAGCAGACAGGCGATGAGTCGAGATCAGCGTAGTTTTGCCCGAGCGTTTGTTGCGTATATTTTCAATGATTTTGGCTTCAGTACGTGCATCGACAGCAGATAAGGCATCATCAAGGATCAGAATATCAGGATTAGCAATAAAGGCACGCGCCAGCGATACCCGCTGTTTCTGTCCACCAGACAGAGAGATTCCTTTTTCACCAACGAGTGTATCTAGTCCATCGGATAAAGTCCCCAGATCCCCGTCAAAAGCGGCGGTACGAATGGCTTCCATGATGACTTCATCACTGGCCCCAGGTTGACCAAATTGAATGTTTTGACGAACTGATTTGGAGAAAAGAACTTGTTCCTGTGGTACGTACCCAATCCAGCTGTGCAAGTCATCTTTGGCGATATCCTGAATCGGATGACCCGAGATGCTTAATGTGCCCGAACCGGCAGGGTATTCGTGAAGCAGTTGTTTGAGCAAAGTAGACTTACCGCTACCCGTACGACCCACAACACCCAATGTTTGACCCCGCCGCAGCGAAAAGCTGATATGACTGAGATTGTCGACAGTGGAGCTGGGATAACGGAATGTAACATCCTGCATCGCAATTTCTTCCGGATTCGTAACGTGAGCAGGTTGCTCCACATCTTGGACAGCAGGTTCTACCGATAAAGTTTCGTTGACCCGATCAAGTGAAGCGCTACCGCGCTGCATCAGGTTAATCAATTCGCCGATGGCGAACATGGGCCAGATCATCATCCCCAGGTACATGTTAAACGATACGAGATCCCCCAGGGTAATTTCATTATGAAATACAAGATATATGCCGTAGGCAAGTGCAATCACATAACTGAGTCCAACGAAGAGGCGGATGGTGGGTTCAAATAGGGCATCCATTCTGGCAACAGCCAGATTTTTTCGATACACATCTTCGGTCACGTCGGCGAACCGTTTCTCGTCCAGACGTTCCTGCACATAGGCACGTACAACACGAATACCGGCGATGGATTCCAGCACCTGGTCATTCATATCTCCAAATGCATCCTGTGCCAGGGTGTAACGTTGATGTACAGCTTTACCATAGATCATCATGGCAATGGCGATAAAAGGTAATGGCAGGATTGCCGCCAAGGTTAATTTCCAACTAACCAGGAAACCCATGGCGAACAATACGGTGGCCAGAAAGGCTGTAGAGTCTGTTAAGGTCAGCATGCCGAAGCCTGCTGTAGTGGCAATGGAACGAAGATCATTGGTGGCTCGAGCCATCAGATCTCCTGTTCTGTTTTTCTCAAAAAAGGGAGGAGTCATCCGTAACAAGTGGTCCATAAAGCGTGAACGAAGCAGCCGCTCCACCAGATTGGCACCACCAAACAGTTTGTGCATCCAAACGTATGTAACGAGATAGATAATGATGACTGTTCCCAGAATAAGCAGAATATAACGCGTAAGTGAGGTGCCGGTAATGGAACCGCGCACAATCTCGTCGATGGCATTACCAAGAAGACGAGGAGGCAGCAGTTCGGCAATGCCCACCAGAATAAGCAAGATGACACCGGTTAGGTATCGTTTGCGTTCCAGCCGGAAGAACCAGGCCAGGTTTTTAAGTACAGAGAACAAGTGTTATCCCTTCCTTTCGATGTCCGAGAAATGCAAATTCCGTTCATGAATGCCGAAATGTACCCACAAAAAAAGACATACCGCACGCAGGCGGTATGTCTTCATATAATCATACGGCAGCATGGCTCGGAGAACAGAGCCGCCACCATATATAAGTTCGATTGTGAGTAAACATCACAGAGGTTCTAAAGAAAGACCGCCTGTCATGCCGACTTATGAACGGAATAATGATTTCGGGTGTGCTCCGGTATTTAATTGTGTTTTGAATTGAACAATCATATGTTTGTTAAACACCGTAATCACCCTTTCTTTTTTTGGAAATAAATTCAATGTAGACCTCGTATGTTTGCATCTTAACACCGGCTTTTACAATCTGTCAAACATTTTTCACAATTAATTTTGTCTTTATGTGGGCACTTGGGTTTGTATTCAAGTCCCTGTAGAGATATGATGGAACATATATATACAGAAGGAGCTGACACCAAATGAGTACCATACATGTATCCGATCAAGCTGCTCGCTGGTACAAGGAAGAACTGAATTTGAACGAGGGAGACAGCATTCGATTTTTTGCCCGTTATAGCTCTGGCGGAGGTCTTCACCCTGGATTTTCGCTAGGTATTGCTGTGGAGAAACCAAGACATCCTGCGGATCAAACCGAAGTGTCGGGAATTCAATTCTTTATGGAAGATCACGATTATTGGTATTTGAAAGGGCACCAACTGCATGTGGATATCGTTGATGAAGGTCAGGATATCGAATATCGTTATACTGAAATATCTAATCCTTGAAGTATGCTGCTAGGCAATAGATGAATCACAGGTCGCCACCGGCTTCCGAGTAGGAGGAGGGGATAAGCAGTGAATCTGCCAGCACGAGATTTGGCCCAGTATATCGCAAAACGCTCTCACATTGTTGTAAAAGCGGCGGTGCGGGCTGAGAACGAACAAGGTGAATTACTGCTGATTCAGCATGCGGGGCACGGTCAGTGGCGGTTGCCAGCTGGTGAGATGCGCCCTGGGGAAGCCATTGAAGATGCTGCACATCGGGAGTTATGGGAAGAGACAGGTTGGACTGCTGATACCATGATTCTGGAAGGTCTGTATTCGGGGCCTGATCTTCGGCATATGCATTCGAGCGGAGATGAAGAGTATTATGTCATTGCCCTGTTTCGGACAGTGATCATTCAGGATGATCTTGTGGAGTCGCGTGTAAATAGTGATGCGGGTCTTAAGTTTTTTGCTCTGGAGTCTTTACCACCTCTGAATGAGATTAGCCGAATTCTGTTAGCGCGGGATATTACAGAATAAAATAAGTGTTGACGCAAAAAATGACCTTGGCATCCACGTAAAGTGGGTGACAAGGTCATTTTTTTAAGAATTCGATTCACGTGCTCAGAGCATGAATTATACCTGATCCAGTGGTTCATCATCCATCGCAAAATCAAAATCATCAATATCAAATACCTGTACTGGTGATTCGGACTCAATGATGCGTGCGATCAGTTCAACCTGATCGGTGAGAATCGGGATACTCAGGCGCTGAGATGTCAGCAGTAATTCTGTCTCAATCGGATCGAAATACTCCCCGTACTGTGCCGTATCTATTGCGTTGATAATGGCAATGGATACTTGGTCACCAAATAAAATGGAGGGGCTTTTGGCCCATGGAACAAGTAACGCACGCTCTATTTTTTTCTTATTCAGCGGTTCCTCGAAATAAGAAATCATTTCATTGATTTTGGATTTCACATGCTGATCATCTGCCGGGTTATCCATCATGGGATCAGGACTGGTCTGGAATTCATATAGCTCAAGGATGGTGGTATAAGGAACAATATATTCAACAGGCGCGGGCGGCGCTAACAATTGACCGTAAATGGCCACCATCACGGCTTCTGTAATAAACTGACGTGACATGGTTCCTTAATCCTCCTGCGCCATTAATAGTTGCAAAGTGAATCTATATCTCATGCAACAGCATAACCACAATAGTACGTGTTCAAATATTTCGGCTGAATTCCATATTCGACGTTGATGATGCCTCTAGGCATCCTTCGTAATCAAAAGCGGACTTTTTGAACAACCTCTAATATGCATTATTCTGCTGTAGACTCGTGTACATAATTTGCATGAATAGAAGTATATCACACAACGGAGGGAAATACAGCCAATCTGCAGAGCATGTCAGGTCTCAACGATCACAACCGGCATTAGGATTTGCCCAGTAGCAGTGACAATATTCCTGCAGCAATCAATGGCCCTACAGGCACACCCTTGAACAGGGCAACCCCAAGTACCGTTCCAATCAGCAGTCCTGCGACGATAGTTGGCTGTGTTCCCATCAGCGTAGCGCCGCGTCCTCCGAGATATGCCACCAGTAATCCTACGCCAATGGCGAGCAGTGATTTCCAGTGCAGGAAAGACTCGCCGATCGTCTGCAGACTCATCTTGCCACTGGCAAGAGGTGCCATTACACCAATGGTCAGAATGATAATGCCCAGTGTAAGTCCGTATTTTTCAAGCCATGGAAATGCCTGATTCAGGTTCAGGACTCGTAGCAACAACAGAAATACCATTGCTACGGTCACAGGTGTGTTGCTGCTGATAATCCCGAGAGCCGCAAATACGAGCAACAGCAGGGAAGTCATATCCATTGTTTTCATTTCCCTTCGGTCTGTCCACGTTGTTTGCTAACGATATGTTCCGCAATGTAACGTCCATGCCAGCGCCCGGATTCAATAAAGACTTCATTGGCGTTACGACCCGAAGCGATGACTCCGCCCACATATACACCAGGTACGCTACTTTCCATCGTTTGTGCATCATATAGAGGTTTATCCATATCATCAGACATCTCCACACCTACCGACGTGAGTAGTTGACGATCTGGACGGAAACCGGTCATTGCCAGTACAAAGTCATTATCCAGTTCCCGAGTGGAACCATCCGTGTGTATCAGACGAATCGAATCATCCAATATTTCATTTACGCGTGATTCCAGGTGCAGCGTGATGCGACCTTTTGTCACCATGCTCTCGAATAATGGACGTACCCATGGTTTAATATGCTGGGACAGACCACTGCCGCGATAAACCATATCAATATGTGCTCCGACCCGAACCAGTTCCATGGCTGCGTCCACGGCTGAGTTGCTTCCGCCAATAATGGCGACACGTGTACGGGTATAGGGGTGGGCTTCCCGGAAGTAGTGGGTTACTTTATCTTTATCTTCTCCAGGGATGCCCAGATAGTTAGGATGGTCAAAATAACCGGTAGCTACAACTACATTACGTCCAACATGTACGATGGCCTCCCCGCGGCGATTGAGCGTATGTACCTCAAACGTACCATCATCCTTGCGTTTAATTTCACGGGCTTCCTCATAGTTATGAACACGCAGACCAAAATGTTCGGCTACCCTGCGATAATAGGCAAGTGCTTCATAACGAAACGGTTTATCATTAGGTGTGCTGAACGGAACATTCCCGATCTCAAGCAGCTCGGCTGTGCTGAAAAACTGCATATGGGTTGGATACAGATAAATAGATTGAACGATATTGTATTTCTCAACGATCACAGCGGACAGTCCCAGCCGCTCACATTCAATGGCAGCAGATAGACCGCACGGGCCTCCGCCGATAATAATGACATCTTCCATGTTCTTAATCCTCCTTATTTCAAGCAATATAATCCTACCGTAAATAACGAGCCAATGCCAGTTCAAGCGTGAGTTTAAATTAGACAGGCTTACTTGAATCCCAAGGAGTTGACGCGGAGAGGAGAAAAGACTAATATCAAATTAGATATACATCTAATTGAAAGCGAGATGAACGATGATGCAGCTGGAGAAAATTGTGGCTTATCATAAAGCATTGGCTGACCCGACCCGGCTCCGCATGCTGCTGTTGTTGGCACAGGGTGAACTTCACGGACAGGCACTTGCCGAACGGCTGAATCTGTCACAGCCAACCGTGACACATCATGCATCCAAGCTGAGAGAGGCGGCGCTGATTAAGGAACGACGGGAGAAAAATACAGTGTATTTTACACTCAATCCTTCGTTTATCCGCGAGAATGCACAGGCTTCGGTTGATTTTATCTTTAAGAGAGAGGAGGTTACGGATATGAGTGATGTGAACGAAACATTGAAAGCGTCGGTCATGAGAAATTTTTTCTCCAAAGATGGACGACTGCGTCAGATTCCGGCTCAATACAAGAAAAAACTGATTGTACTTGGTCATCTGGTCGAGCAGCTTGAATTTGGTCGGAAGTATACGGAGAAAGAAATCAATACATTTATAAAGCAATACCATGAAGACTTTGCCACGATTCGGCGGGAATTTATCATGCATCAGTTCATGTATCGGGAAGAGGAGATCTATGAATTGAATCCGAAGGAAATGTGGACACGATGGGATCAGGTCAAATAGAGTAGGCTGGTAAAAAGAATTTGTGCTTGACAACTGCAAAGCGCAGTGTGTAACATAATGGATAATTCTACAAGGGAGGCGATTGTTAATGGCAAACTTAAATGCAGTATACGTTAATTTGAATATGAACAGCGTCTCCGGAACGGATCAAAGCATGTAATTTTGCGTTAGTTGGATAGCAGTATCCATTTTAACGTGAAGTATGTCATGCTCAGATGAAGCCACGGGTGACGCACCCGTGGCTTTTTTGTTTGCCGATAAAAGGGTGTTCCTGAATTGTTTATAGCGGTGGTTAAGTATGCTATCCGGTATATCTACGAGAAGGAATAATCTTTGATTCGTCTAACTACTCATTGCCGCGGGTGTATTTCTGCTCGTGGTTTTTTGTTTTGATCTGAACCGGAAAGATGATTGTTCACTGGTCTTGAACGAAGAAAACAAACCTATTTTGGGAGGAATTTTTATTTTAGATAATCATATTGAGAAGTACGGCTGGTCTGCAAAGTGGCAGAAACTGTGGCAAGAGACAGGAATGGAAGAGCAGGAGAGAAAGCCAGCCAGAATTATCGCAGACCATGGACATCTGCAACGTTTGATTACAGAAGAGGGCGAATGCTGGGGGAGAATTTCGGGCCGAATGCGTCATGATAGTCTGGAGACCAGCTTGGTACCAGCGG
The window above is part of the Paenibacillus sp. 1781tsa1 genome. Proteins encoded here:
- a CDS encoding DUF441 domain-containing protein, whose product is MDMTSLLLLVFAALGIISSNTPVTVAMVFLLLLRVLNLNQAFPWLEKYGLTLGIIILTIGVMAPLASGKMSLQTIGESFLHWKSLLAIGVGLLVAYLGGRGATLMGTQPTIVAGLLIGTVLGVALFKGVPVGPLIAAGILSLLLGKS
- a CDS encoding NUDIX domain-containing protein, with translation MNLPARDLAQYIAKRSHIVVKAAVRAENEQGELLLIQHAGHGQWRLPAGEMRPGEAIEDAAHRELWEETGWTADTMILEGLYSGPDLRHMHSSGDEEYYVIALFRTVIIQDDLVESRVNSDAGLKFFALESLPPLNEISRILLARDITE
- a CDS encoding ABC transporter ATP-binding protein, whose product is MFSVLKNLAWFFRLERKRYLTGVILLILVGIAELLPPRLLGNAIDEIVRGSITGTSLTRYILLILGTVIIIYLVTYVWMHKLFGGANLVERLLRSRFMDHLLRMTPPFFEKNRTGDLMARATNDLRSIATTAGFGMLTLTDSTAFLATVLFAMGFLVSWKLTLAAILPLPFIAIAMMIYGKAVHQRYTLAQDAFGDMNDQVLESIAGIRVVRAYVQERLDEKRFADVTEDVYRKNLAVARMDALFEPTIRLFVGLSYVIALAYGIYLVFHNEITLGDLVSFNMYLGMMIWPMFAIGELINLMQRGSASLDRVNETLSVEPAVQDVEQPAHVTNPEEIAMQDVTFRYPSSTVDNLSHISFSLRRGQTLGVVGRTGSGKSTLLKQLLHEYPAGSGTLSISGHPIQDIAKDDLHSWIGYVPQEQVLFSKSVRQNIQFGQPGASDEVIMEAIRTAAFDGDLGTLSDGLDTLVGEKGISLSGGQKQRVSLARAFIANPDILILDDALSAVDARTEAKIIENIRNKRSGKTTLISTHRLSAIEHADRIIVLEHGKITEEGTHQELLAMNGWYREQYERQQVESNLST
- a CDS encoding HesB/YadR/YfhF family protein translates to MSTIHVSDQAARWYKEELNLNEGDSIRFFARYSSGGGLHPGFSLGIAVEKPRHPADQTEVSGIQFFMEDHDYWYLKGHQLHVDIVDEGQDIEYRYTEISNP
- a CDS encoding metalloregulator ArsR/SmtB family transcription factor gives rise to the protein MQLEKIVAYHKALADPTRLRMLLLLAQGELHGQALAERLNLSQPTVTHHASKLREAALIKERREKNTVYFTLNPSFIRENAQASVDFIFKREEVTDMSDVNETLKASVMRNFFSKDGRLRQIPAQYKKKLIVLGHLVEQLEFGRKYTEKEINTFIKQYHEDFATIRREFIMHQFMYREEEIYELNPKEMWTRWDQVK
- a CDS encoding YpdA family putative bacillithiol disulfide reductase, giving the protein MEDVIIIGGGPCGLSAAIECERLGLSAVIVEKYNIVQSIYLYPTHMQFFSTAELLEIGNVPFSTPNDKPFRYEALAYYRRVAEHFGLRVHNYEEAREIKRKDDGTFEVHTLNRRGEAIVHVGRNVVVATGYFDHPNYLGIPGEDKDKVTHYFREAHPYTRTRVAIIGGSNSAVDAAMELVRVGAHIDMVYRGSGLSQHIKPWVRPLFESMVTKGRITLHLESRVNEILDDSIRLIHTDGSTRELDNDFVLAMTGFRPDRQLLTSVGVEMSDDMDKPLYDAQTMESSVPGVYVGGVIASGRNANEVFIESGRWHGRYIAEHIVSKQRGQTEGK
- a CDS encoding ABC transporter ATP-binding protein, which translates into the protein MKSNTGKRLLDYALKAKGTFIAALIMLTIGVAAELAGPFIAKSMIDNHLLAIEQPFYETTASDEAAVYNGKNYKREGLFEPDENKGSEVRVLQAGRSFYFVNEPVSAPDGDRTYTDGTLTVTRAGEVTGQYAATPLSAGELFTFYKPEMPSIYQLIVYYMIFLVISVIMEFGKTFWLQSSANKVIQRLRNDVYAHIQRLPVHFFDNLPAGKVVSRVTNDTEAVKDLFVAVLSNFFSGIITITGVYVALFLLDVRLGLISLFVVPMLITWIVLYRKFATRYNTIIRSRLSEINAIINESIQGMSIIRVFRHQKQTKQEFEDLNDDYMKHQNKMLNLNAFTSHNLVNVLRNIAFAVVLWYFGSSVLDGTSIISLGVLYAFVDVLGRLFQPITGMVNQLANLDSSLVSAGRVFELMDEKGEPVTDGSMPRYKGNVVFDDVSFAYKKDYVLNNISFKASQGQTVALVGHTGSGKSSIINLLFRFYDPQKGKITIDGQNVKDLPKQWIREHMGIVLQDPYLFTGTIASNVSLGDEKISRERIEQALRDVGAERILAHLPQGFDEPVIEKGSTLSAGQRQLISFARALAFDPAILILDEATANIDTETEALIQNALEVLKKGRTTFIIAHRLSTIRSADQILVLHRGRIVEQGAHDELMELKGRYYKMYQLQQGAQAAAVATLENPSGETVRTSASFAGGNA